A genomic window from Thunnus thynnus chromosome 12, fThuThy2.1, whole genome shotgun sequence includes:
- the stam gene encoding signal transducing adapter molecule 1, with translation MPLFATNPFDQDVEKATSEMNTAEDWGLILDICDKIGQSRTGPKECLRSIMRRVNHKDPHVAMQALTLLGACVSNCGKIFHLEVCSREFASEVSNVLNKGHPKVCEKLKALMVEWAEDFRNDPQLSLISAMIKNLREQGVTFPAVGSQAAEQAKASPALVAKDPSTSTNKKEEEDLAKAIELSLKEQRQQPQTSLSSLYPSTSSLLSSHKSDGRKVRAIYDFEAAEDNELTFKSGEIITILDDSDPNWWKGETYQGVGLFPSNFVTADLTAEPEMMKTEKKSVQFSEDIQVETIEPEQEPVYIDEDKMDQLLQMIQSADPTDNQSDSVELLQLEGACNQMGPLIDQKLEDIDRKHSELSELNVKVMEALSLYAKLMNEDPVYAMYAKLQSQQYYMQQPANAAQQVYPGQPASGSYAMSGTAVQGYTVPMEQLQAGTPMPGQPAPSDVHMYMGQPPAYTAAPGSMAPADIHSYQNAASAPGPAPGTNPAGMTQTPNYSTPSGQSIAPSSEAPQAPYSEKALL, from the exons ATGCCACTCTTCGCGACCAACCCATTTGACCAAGATGTTG AGAAAGCAACCAGTGAGATGAACACAGCTGAGGACTGGGGCCTCATTCTGGACATATGTGATAAGATAGGGCAGTCACGCACTGG GCCTAAAGAATGCCTCCGCTCCATAATGAGAAGAGTGAACCACAAGGATCCCCACGTGGCCATGCAGGCACTGACT CTCCTTGGTGCTTGTGTCTCAAACTGTGGGAAGATATTCCACTTGGAGGTGTGCTCCAGAGAATTCGCCAGTGAAGTCAGTAACGTCTTAAACAAG GGCCACCCCAAAGTATGTGAGAAGCTGAAGGCACTGATGGTGGAGTGGGCAGAGGACTTCCGCAATGATCCCCAACTCAGTTTGATCTCAGCCATGATCAAAAACCTACGTGAGCAGGGTGTCACTTTCCCTGCTGTGGGGTCGCAG gctGCAGAGCAAGCAAAAGCAAGCCCTGCTTTAGTGGCAAAGGATCCCTCCAcctcaacaaacaaaaaagaagaagaagacctggccaaag CTATTGAGCTGTCACTGAAGGAGCAACGTCAGCAGCCCCAGACCTCCCTGTCAAGCCTCTACCCCAGCACCTCCAGTCTGCTCTCCTCACACAAGTCCGACGGCAGAAAAGTCCGCGCCATCTACGACTTCGAGGCCGCAGAGGACAATGAACTCACTTTCAAATCAGGAGAAATCATCACTATCTTGGACGATAG TGACCCCAACTGGTGGAAAGGGGAAACATACCAGGGCGTGGGGCTGTTCCCCTCTAACTTTGTCACTGCTGACCTCACTGCAGAGCCTGAGATga tgaagacagagaagaagtcGGTACAGTTCAGCGAGGACATCCAGGTGGAGACCATAGAGCCTGAGCAAGAGCCTGTATATATAGACGAG GACAAAATGGACCAGCtactgcagatgatccagagtGCGGATCCTACAGACAACCAGTCAGACAGCGTTGAGTTATTACAGTTGGAAG GTGCCTGCAATCAAATGGGACCACTCATTGACCAGAAGTTGGAGGATATAGACAG GAAGCACTCAGAGCTGTCAGAGCTGAATGTCAAGGTGATGGAAGCTCTGTCTTTGTATGCCAAGCTGATGAACGAAGATCCAGTCTACGCTATGTACGCCAAGCTGCAGAGCCAGCAGTACTACATGCAGCAGCCTGCCAACGCAGCACAACAG GTCTACCCTGGCCAGCCTGCATCAGGTTCGTACGCCATGAGCGGTACCGCGGTGCAGGGTTACACTGTTCCCATGGAGCAGCTTCAAGCTGGAACCCCAATGCCTGGCCAGCCAGCCCCCAG TGATGTCCATATGTACATGGGCCAGCCGCCAGCCTACACTGCAGCCCCGGGCAGCATGGCCCCAGCAGATATTCACTCCTACCAGAACGCCGCCAGCGCCCCTGGCCCCGCCCCTGGCACAAATCCCGCAGGCATGACGCAGACGCCAAACTACAGTACCCCCTCTGGCCAGAGCATAGCACCTTCCTCAGAAGCCCCACAGGCCCCCTACTCAGAAAAGGCCTTGCTATAG
- the tmem236 gene encoding transmembrane protein 236: MPSGKTVKLILYEVLQFAALIVPIFVIMERFASLIREVKGWDLTAYWLVVATSIAYVTSVTLLVWVPLKYVILQQRRFITEITQWRPTALAYLILCTLPCFAILIAASKVQVDGGHRFDHFTELPVSLVLFSLICVDVIERIRPCRLVGQLDSLDHDLDMAGLTLTHLEQVTTISSQLQSDEGQNGLTHGHPETRNGSASGRWQDFNGSPSRSAFSSRASSTAYLYSSSSRPRYYSGPMGFLWRRDGRSEVFVDSFLFWLDTVEMVRVAGEPLVFYSVWVFPIYILAFLSTLRVVITPNNSLLSFAGVALQDLPFFIIRVALIVVFGYETPVLYAMKNALVSLTFIYFTFLTKLKIFGSQSMF; the protein is encoded by the exons ATGCCCTCGGGGAAGACAGTCAAGCTCATCCTGTATGAGGTGCTGCAGTTTGCGGCCCTGATCGTGCCAATATTTGTGATCATGGAGAGGTTTGCCAGCCTCATACGAGAGGTGAAAGGCTGGGATCTAACAGCTTACTGGCTTGTGGTAGCGACCTCTATCGCCTACGTGACCTCTGTGACCCTGCTGGTGTGGGTTCCTCTTAAATATGTGATCCTCCAGCAGCGCAGGTTCATCACAGAGATCACACAGTG gaGACCGACAGCGTTGGCGTATCTCATCCTGTGTACATTACCATGCTTTGCTATTTTAATAGCCGCCTCCAAG GTGCAGGTGGACGGAGGACACAGGTTTGACCATTTCACTGAGCTACCCGTTTCCTTGgtgcttttctctctcatctgtgTGGATGTCATTGAGAGGATTCGACCCTGCAGGCTCGTTGGACAAT TAGACAGCTTGGATCATGACCTCGATATGGCAGGTCTCACCCTCACCCACCTGGAACAGGTGACCACCATATCAAGCCAGCTGCAATCTGATGAAGGCCAGAACGGTCTGACCCACGGCCATCCAGAGACCAGGAACGGCAGCGCCTCAGGCAGATGGCAGGACTTCAATGGCTCGCCCAGCCGGTCAGCATTCAGCTCACGAGCATCCAGCACCGCCTACCTGTACTCCTCATCCTCGCGCCCCCGATACTACTCTGGCCCTATGGGCTTCCTGTGGAGGAGGGATGGAAGGTCAGAGGTTTTTGTGGATAGTTTCCTGTTCTGGCTAGACACTGTGGAGATGGTGAGAGTGGCAGGAGAGCCACTGGTCTTCTACTCAGTCTGGGTGTTCCCCATCTACATCCTCGCTTTCCTGTCCACTCTCCGCGTGGTCATCACTCCTAACAACTCCTTGTTGTCTTTTGCAGGAGTTGCTCTGCAGGATCTTCCTTTCTTTATAATTCGGGTGGCTCTGATTGTTGTGTTTGGTTATGAAACACCTGTGTTGTATGCAATGAAAAATGCGCTGGTGAGCCTGACATTTATCTACTTTACATTCCTGACCAAGCTGAAGATATTCGGCAGTCAGAGCATGTTTTGA